In Sulfuricurvum sp. IAE1, one DNA window encodes the following:
- a CDS encoding HesA/MoeB/ThiF family protein, whose translation MMHYFHRQVQLWGEETQRSLQSKRIAVIGSGGLGSSLAFALGASGIGEIHMIDFDTVSLHNIHRQIAFKTGDEGKNKAEVACALIESRCPYVKAVPHSCRFEEFAEKGIEVDLIVDATDNLPTRGMINTYAKAKGLPWVYGSVEAFNGQVCFFDQASFNELFKITQKTPAGIAAPIVMHIASLQANLALRYLAGLSVKKDFLYYLFFNEEGELVTQKFALPKSL comes from the coding sequence ATGATGCACTATTTCCACCGCCAGGTACAGCTCTGGGGCGAAGAGACGCAGCGCAGCCTTCAGAGCAAACGGATTGCCGTGATCGGAAGCGGAGGGCTCGGGTCATCGCTGGCGTTTGCACTGGGGGCCTCGGGGATCGGGGAAATCCACATGATCGATTTCGATACGGTCAGCCTTCACAACATCCATCGTCAGATCGCTTTTAAAACGGGTGATGAAGGGAAGAACAAGGCCGAGGTGGCGTGTGCCCTCATCGAATCGCGTTGCCCCTACGTCAAAGCGGTTCCCCATTCCTGCCGTTTCGAAGAGTTTGCGGAAAAAGGGATCGAGGTGGATCTCATCGTCGATGCGACCGACAATCTGCCGACACGGGGAATGATCAATACCTACGCGAAGGCCAAAGGGCTGCCGTGGGTTTACGGTTCGGTAGAAGCGTTTAACGGGCAGGTCTGTTTTTTCGACCAGGCCTCTTTCAATGAACTGTTTAAAATCACCCAGAAGACCCCTGCGGGGATCGCCGCCCCGATTGTGATGCACATCGCATCGCTGCAGGCGAATCTGGCGCTGCGTTATCTTGCCGGGCTGAGTGTCAAAAAAGATTTTCTTTATTACCTCTTTTTTAATGAGGAAGGAGAACTGGTAACGCAGAAATTTGCGTTGCCGAAGAGTCTATAA
- a CDS encoding carbon-nitrogen hydrolase family protein, translating to MRCALLQLPSIGMGSNKLENYARVAHQKGVKLVLMGEYLLNPFFKELIQTPVSMIAEQSAHQIETLKSLAEKYDLVFVAPIVTVKKKECTKTIVKVGPRSVTYYPQQFLINYPHWNEEKFYNNPLEAVKPPMIFAVAGFKFAVMGGFETHFDPMWEAVETKNIDVVLVPSASTFESHNRWRELLKMRAFTHNCYILRANRVGEYFDEKHAWKFYGDSMVVSPEGEIEADLGNTEELLIVDLDRKALSEARKGWGFKEALRKRNARI from the coding sequence ATGCGCTGTGCCCTTTTGCAACTCCCCTCGATCGGAATGGGGAGCAACAAACTCGAAAACTACGCGCGGGTAGCGCATCAAAAAGGGGTCAAACTCGTTTTGATGGGGGAATACCTGCTCAACCCGTTTTTCAAAGAACTGATTCAGACACCTGTCTCGATGATCGCAGAACAAAGTGCCCATCAGATCGAGACCCTCAAATCGCTGGCCGAAAAATACGATCTCGTTTTTGTCGCCCCGATCGTCACCGTGAAGAAGAAAGAGTGCACGAAAACGATCGTTAAAGTAGGTCCCCGAAGCGTCACCTATTACCCGCAGCAGTTTTTGATCAACTATCCTCACTGGAACGAGGAAAAATTCTATAACAATCCTCTCGAAGCGGTCAAACCGCCGATGATTTTTGCGGTGGCCGGATTCAAATTTGCCGTGATGGGAGGATTCGAGACCCATTTCGACCCGATGTGGGAAGCCGTCGAGACCAAAAATATCGATGTCGTCCTCGTACCCAGCGCGTCGACGTTCGAATCGCACAACCGCTGGCGCGAACTGCTCAAAATGCGGGCGTTCACCCATAACTGCTACATTCTCCGCGCCAATCGCGTCGGGGAGTATTTCGACGAAAAACACGCCTGGAAATTTTACGGGGATTCGATGGTCGTCTCTCCCGAAGGGGAGATCGAAGCGGATCTGGGGAATACCGAAGAGCTCCTCATCGTCGATCTGGACCGCAAAGCGCTGAGCGAAGCGCGTAAAGGGTGGGGTTTCAAAGAAGCGCTCCGAAAACGAAACGCCCGCATCTGA
- the xseB gene encoding exodeoxyribonuclease VII small subunit — protein sequence MNEEAGFETKITKAKEILEKLMDPALPMNESIKAYEEGMKELQSAQKMLEEAELQIQIIKNQEQ from the coding sequence ATGAACGAAGAAGCCGGTTTCGAAACCAAGATCACCAAGGCCAAAGAGATCCTTGAGAAGCTGATGGACCCCGCATTGCCTATGAACGAGAGCATCAAGGCATACGAAGAGGGGATGAAAGAGCTCCAGTCGGCCCAGAAGATGCTCGAAGAAGCCGAATTGCAGATCCAAATCATCAAGAACCAGGAGCAATGA
- a CDS encoding homoserine O-acetyltransferase — MLNLQIHSEHFTNPLYLESGRILEPYDIVYETYGELNDAKDNVVVITHALTGSHHAAGTYEGDNKPGWWDGLIGPGKAVDTDRFFVICTNVIGSCFGSTGPMSLRYPYNEPYRYKFPVITILDMVKAQRILFDRLGIHRVHAIIGGSMGGMQALAFGVFFPNFAKKIIAMATTAATQPWAIAFNKVAQEAILKDPDFKNGYYDPETVRENGLSGMAIGRMAGHISFLSHQSMTKKFGREYRRNDGLFELFGKFQIESYLEYNGYNFTKWFDPLSYLYITKAINIYDLSRGFDSMEQALSKINAELYLVSFAKDLLFLPDEMEAIYTAMKKQGKTNVDYYAVDSDYGHDAFLVEIDKIDTYVREAL; from the coding sequence ATGTTAAACCTGCAGATTCACAGCGAGCATTTTACCAACCCTCTTTATCTGGAGAGCGGAAGGATTCTCGAACCTTACGACATCGTTTACGAAACGTACGGAGAACTGAACGACGCGAAAGACAATGTCGTTGTGATAACGCATGCCCTTACCGGATCGCACCATGCGGCCGGTACTTACGAAGGGGATAACAAACCCGGGTGGTGGGACGGACTCATAGGCCCCGGCAAAGCGGTCGATACCGACCGTTTTTTCGTGATCTGTACCAACGTCATCGGCAGCTGCTTCGGCTCGACGGGCCCAATGTCACTGCGCTACCCTTATAATGAACCTTACCGTTACAAATTTCCCGTCATTACAATCTTGGATATGGTCAAAGCGCAGCGGATACTCTTCGACCGTCTGGGTATCCATCGGGTCCATGCGATCATCGGCGGATCGATGGGGGGGATGCAGGCGCTTGCGTTCGGTGTCTTTTTCCCCAACTTCGCTAAAAAGATCATCGCGATGGCGACCACCGCGGCGACCCAGCCCTGGGCGATCGCGTTTAACAAGGTGGCTCAGGAAGCGATTCTCAAGGATCCCGATTTCAAGAACGGTTATTACGATCCCGAAACGGTACGCGAAAACGGTCTTTCCGGAATGGCGATCGGTCGTATGGCGGGGCATATCAGTTTTCTGTCGCATCAGTCGATGACCAAAAAATTCGGGCGCGAATACCGCCGTAACGACGGATTGTTCGAGCTTTTCGGGAAATTTCAGATCGAGTCGTACCTCGAGTACAACGGCTACAATTTTACGAAATGGTTCGATCCGCTTTCGTATCTCTACATCACCAAAGCGATCAACATTTACGACCTTTCGCGCGGGTTTGATTCGATGGAACAGGCGTTGTCGAAGATCAATGCGGAACTTTATCTGGTGAGCTTCGCCAAAGACCTGTTGTTCCTCCCTGATGAAATGGAAGCGATCTATACGGCAATGAAGAAACAGGGTAAAACGAACGTCGATTATTATGCGGTCGATAGCGATTACGGCCATGACGCGTTTTTGGTCGAGATCGATAAAATCGACACTTACGTCAGGGAGGCACTATGA
- a CDS encoding O-acetylhomoserine aminocarboxypropyltransferase/cysteine synthase family protein, with product MQLQTDAIHAGYDKDTQSTMAVPIYQTTAYEFRDVEHAANLFALKELGNIYTRLNNPTTDVFEKRFAALEGGAAGLAASSGMAAIFYAIANAAEAGDNIVCAKQLYGGTLTQAAHTLKRFGIQARFFNVHNPEEIEALVDGKTKAIFFETLTNPSIDVADIGAITAIAKKHGILTIVDNTVATPVLCRPLEHGVDVVVHSASKYTTGQGLAIGGIMVERHGLLDLIKGNARYPQFNEPDESYHGLVYVDVPLPLFTLRARLSLLRDLGAVVSPFNSWLFIQGIETLSLRMREHSRNALAVAEFLEAHPKVKKVNYPGLKSNANYANAQRYFDGGMASGLLSFEVESFEEAKKIVDATALFSLVVNIGDSKSIITHPASTTHQQLSNEELIACGVPSGLIRLSIGLEDSRDLINDLKQALDA from the coding sequence ATGCAACTTCAAACCGATGCCATCCACGCCGGATACGACAAAGATACGCAGAGCACGATGGCCGTCCCCATTTACCAGACGACGGCGTACGAATTTCGTGACGTCGAGCACGCAGCCAATCTTTTTGCCCTCAAAGAACTGGGGAACATTTATACTCGGTTGAACAATCCGACGACCGACGTTTTTGAAAAACGTTTTGCCGCCCTCGAGGGAGGAGCGGCAGGTCTGGCCGCATCGAGCGGAATGGCCGCCATTTTTTACGCGATCGCCAACGCCGCCGAGGCAGGGGATAACATCGTCTGCGCCAAGCAGCTCTACGGCGGAACTCTGACCCAGGCGGCCCATACCCTTAAACGTTTCGGCATCCAGGCACGATTTTTCAATGTCCATAACCCCGAAGAGATCGAGGCGCTCGTCGATGGCAAAACCAAGGCGATCTTCTTTGAGACCCTCACCAACCCCAGTATCGACGTCGCCGATATCGGCGCGATCACGGCCATTGCGAAAAAACACGGGATCCTCACGATCGTCGACAATACCGTTGCTACCCCGGTACTGTGCCGTCCGCTGGAACACGGGGTCGACGTCGTCGTCCACAGTGCCAGCAAATATACGACGGGGCAGGGGCTTGCCATCGGCGGTATTATGGTTGAACGCCACGGTCTGCTGGATCTGATCAAAGGGAACGCTCGCTATCCGCAGTTTAACGAGCCGGATGAGAGTTACCACGGCCTCGTCTACGTCGACGTTCCGCTGCCCCTTTTTACATTGCGTGCGCGTCTCTCCCTGCTGCGCGATCTCGGCGCGGTAGTCTCTCCGTTCAACTCGTGGCTTTTTATCCAGGGGATCGAAACGCTCAGCCTTCGGATGCGCGAACATTCGCGCAACGCGCTGGCCGTTGCGGAATTCCTCGAAGCTCATCCGAAAGTGAAAAAGGTGAACTATCCGGGGCTCAAAAGCAACGCCAACTATGCCAACGCGCAGCGTTATTTCGATGGCGGAATGGCAAGCGGGCTGCTGAGCTTCGAGGTGGAGAGTTTCGAGGAAGCCAAAAAAATCGTGGATGCGACGGCGCTGTTCTCGCTTGTCGTCAATATCGGCGATTCCAAGTCGATCATCACCCATCCGGCATCGACGACCCATCAGCAGCTCTCGAACGAAGAATTGATCGCCTGCGGCGTCCCCTCGGGGTTGATTCGCCTGAGCATCGGCCTTGAAGACAGCCGGGATTTGATCAACGACCTCAAACAGGCATTGGACGCGTAA
- the guaB gene encoding IMP dehydrogenase codes for MNIRKRALTFEDVLLIPKYSEVLPKEVSLKTMLTRNIPLNIPMVSAAMDTVTEYRAAIAMAHLGGIGIIHKNMDIETQVKQVKKVKKSESGIIIDPIYVLPDATLADAEQLMSEFRISGVPVVDAHNKLLGILTNRDMRFEKDLKKQAHMVMTPMPLVTAKAGITLEEAEQIMHKNKIEKLPIIDDEGCLKGLITIKDIKKRIEYPHANKDDFGRLRVGAAIGVGQLDRARALVDAGVDVLVLDSAHGHSKGIIDTVKAIKKEMVIDIIAGNVATAEATEALIEAGVDGVKVGIGPGSICTTRIVAGVGVPQISAIDECASAARKHGVPVIADGGIRYSGDIAKALAVGASAIMAGSLLAGTEESPGDTIMYQGRQYKAYRGMGSIGAMTKGSTDRYFQEGTAADKLVPEGIEGRVPYRGTIAAVVHQMMGGLRSSMGYCGSESIPVFWEKAEFVEITSAGLKESHVHDVIITQEAPNYHV; via the coding sequence ATGAATATTCGTAAACGTGCCCTCACATTTGAAGATGTACTTCTTATTCCGAAATACTCCGAGGTTCTCCCCAAAGAGGTGAGTCTCAAAACGATGCTGACACGCAACATCCCCTTGAACATCCCGATGGTTTCCGCGGCGATGGATACGGTTACCGAGTATCGCGCGGCAATCGCGATGGCGCACCTGGGCGGAATCGGGATCATCCACAAAAACATGGATATCGAAACACAGGTCAAACAGGTCAAAAAAGTGAAAAAATCCGAAAGCGGAATCATCATTGACCCGATCTATGTTCTTCCCGATGCGACCCTCGCCGATGCGGAACAGTTGATGAGCGAATTCCGTATTTCCGGCGTTCCCGTCGTCGACGCCCACAACAAACTGCTCGGTATTTTGACCAATCGGGACATGCGTTTTGAAAAAGACCTCAAAAAGCAGGCCCATATGGTGATGACCCCGATGCCGCTGGTGACCGCCAAAGCGGGGATCACCCTCGAAGAGGCCGAGCAGATCATGCACAAAAACAAGATCGAAAAGCTCCCGATCATCGATGACGAGGGGTGCCTCAAAGGGCTGATCACGATCAAGGATATCAAGAAACGGATCGAATACCCTCACGCCAACAAAGACGATTTCGGACGCCTCCGTGTCGGTGCGGCCATCGGTGTCGGTCAGCTCGACCGTGCACGCGCCCTCGTCGATGCGGGAGTCGACGTGTTGGTTCTGGATTCGGCGCACGGCCATTCCAAAGGGATTATCGATACGGTCAAAGCGATCAAAAAAGAGATGGTGATCGACATCATCGCGGGCAACGTCGCGACGGCCGAAGCGACCGAAGCACTGATCGAAGCGGGAGTTGACGGCGTCAAAGTCGGCATCGGGCCCGGATCGATCTGTACGACCCGTATCGTCGCCGGCGTCGGCGTACCGCAGATTTCGGCAATTGATGAGTGCGCGAGCGCCGCACGCAAACACGGCGTCCCCGTCATCGCCGACGGCGGTATCCGTTATTCGGGTGATATCGCCAAAGCCCTCGCTGTGGGTGCAAGCGCCATCATGGCCGGATCGCTTCTGGCCGGAACCGAGGAATCTCCGGGAGATACGATCATGTATCAGGGTCGCCAGTACAAAGCGTACCGCGGTATGGGTTCCATCGGCGCAATGACCAAAGGTTCGACCGACCGTTATTTCCAGGAAGGGACCGCAGCCGATAAACTCGTCCCCGAAGGGATCGAAGGACGTGTTCCCTATCGCGGGACAATCGCCGCTGTCGTCCACCAGATGATGGGCGGTCTGCGTTCGTCGATGGGATACTGCGGAAGCGAAAGCATCCCTGTATTCTGGGAAAAAGCCGAATTCGTCGAGATCACGAGCGCCGGGCTTAAAGAATCGCACGTTCACGACGTTATCATCACGCAGGAAGCGCCGAACTACCACGTATAA